In Paenibacillus sp. 1781tsa1, one DNA window encodes the following:
- a CDS encoding B12-binding domain-containing radical SAM protein encodes MKVILSTLNAKYIHTSLALRCLKAYSEKDFDIDLAEYTIKDPVMNIVSDLYQRGADVIGFSCYIWNIEETIKVIDNLKKVMPDVKILLGGPEVSYDTEYWMNRIPNVDFIVMGEGEETLHQLLTELEGSKKFHFVYGLAYRKGEEVILMPGRPKADLNDLPSPHRFEEDIPELGKRVVYFETSRGCPFSCQFCLSSIEVGVRYYDIERTKSDILYLIEKGAKLIKFVDRTFNIKRDYALEMFKFLIENHQGTVFQFEITADIMRPEVLDYLAENAPPGTFRFEIGVQSTNDPTNELVKRRQNFTKLSRTVNKVKASGKIDQHLDLIAGLPEEDYNTFRKTFNDVFALGPEELQLGFLKMLRGTGLRLDAEKYNYTYMDHAPYEILGSDVLPFSDIVRLKRLEDVLEKYWNAHRMDHTLKYLMEQEFNSPFDFFQAFGDYWEGQGWQKIGHQLEDLFTRLHSFLESRNTPHMDIVLGLMKLDYFLGHKYKPRKIWWEDPLQKDQWAGYMKTLAERPEDVRLPRVAGAAGTAWLESSGTGPSAAVGSSAAAKEDSAADAAGMIGSEAGGAASLPAGDATGSAADGAADGEDGNASRALPMTSAMTAQTVMGARAFADLGLGEKELQKHTVLDVLPFRLERVLAGASPLAAKGRTLLVVVYQQHEGQQAQYYTLPLGEEAAAM; translated from the coding sequence ATGAAGGTTATTCTTTCTACATTAAATGCAAAGTACATCCATACCTCCTTGGCCTTGCGGTGTCTGAAGGCGTACAGTGAGAAGGATTTTGATATTGACCTGGCGGAGTATACGATCAAAGACCCTGTGATGAACATAGTGTCTGATCTATACCAGCGCGGGGCGGACGTGATTGGTTTCTCGTGTTACATCTGGAACATCGAAGAGACGATCAAGGTCATTGATAATCTGAAAAAGGTTATGCCTGACGTGAAAATTCTGCTGGGCGGGCCGGAAGTGTCCTACGACACGGAATATTGGATGAACCGGATTCCCAATGTTGATTTCATCGTGATGGGTGAAGGGGAAGAGACGCTACATCAGCTGTTGACGGAGCTGGAGGGAAGCAAGAAGTTCCACTTTGTCTATGGACTGGCGTATCGCAAAGGGGAAGAAGTCATTCTCATGCCAGGACGACCGAAGGCGGACCTGAACGATCTGCCGTCACCGCACCGTTTTGAAGAGGATATTCCGGAGCTTGGGAAGCGGGTTGTTTATTTTGAGACCAGTCGGGGCTGTCCGTTCAGTTGTCAGTTCTGTCTGTCCAGTATTGAGGTCGGCGTGCGGTATTACGATATTGAGCGGACGAAATCGGATATTCTGTACCTGATTGAGAAGGGCGCGAAGCTGATCAAGTTTGTAGACCGGACGTTTAACATCAAGCGGGATTATGCGCTCGAAATGTTCAAATTCCTGATCGAGAATCATCAGGGGACGGTGTTCCAGTTTGAAATCACAGCGGACATTATGCGTCCCGAGGTACTGGATTATCTGGCAGAGAATGCGCCGCCGGGCACATTCCGCTTCGAGATCGGGGTTCAATCCACGAATGATCCGACAAATGAACTGGTGAAACGCCGCCAGAACTTTACCAAGCTGAGCCGGACCGTTAACAAAGTCAAAGCCAGTGGGAAAATCGACCAGCATCTGGATCTCATCGCCGGACTGCCGGAGGAAGATTACAATACGTTCCGCAAGACGTTTAACGATGTATTTGCACTGGGGCCAGAAGAGCTTCAGCTTGGATTCCTCAAAATGCTGCGTGGTACGGGTCTGCGTCTGGATGCAGAGAAGTACAACTATACGTATATGGATCACGCGCCGTATGAGATTTTGGGCAGTGATGTGCTGCCGTTTAGCGATATTGTACGCTTGAAGCGGTTGGAAGATGTGTTGGAAAAATACTGGAACGCACACCGGATGGATCATACGTTGAAATATCTGATGGAGCAGGAGTTCAATTCGCCGTTTGATTTCTTCCAGGCGTTCGGGGATTACTGGGAGGGTCAGGGCTGGCAGAAGATTGGTCACCAACTGGAGGATCTGTTTACTCGTCTGCACAGCTTCCTGGAGTCGCGGAATACGCCGCATATGGATATCGTTCTAGGTTTGATGAAGCTGGATTATTTCCTCGGCCACAAATACAAACCGCGCAAAATCTGGTGGGAAGATCCGCTCCAGAAAGACCAATGGGCGGGTTACATGAAAACGTTGGCTGAACGTCCGGAAGACGTTCGTCTGCCACGTGTTGCCGGTGCCGCTGGCACGGCATGGCTGGAAAGTAGCGGCACGGGTCCGAGTGCCGCTGTGGGAAGTTCGGCTGCTGCCAAGGAAGACTCTGCCGCGGATGCGGCGGGTATGATCGGCAGCGAAGCCGGGGGGGCAGCGTCGCTCCCTGCGGGCGACGCAACAGGGTCTGCCGCGGATGGAGCGGCAGACGGGGAAGACGGCAACGCTTCGCGTGCGTTGCCGATGACCTCGGCCATGACCGCACAGACGGTCATGGGTGCCCGTGCTTTCGCCGACCTTGGTCTCGGCGAAAAAGAACTGCAGAAGCACACCGTACTGGATGTGCTTCCGTTCCGGCTTGAGCGTGTGTTAGCTGGCGCCAGCCCGCTTGCCGCGAAAGGCCGGACGCTGCTGGTCGTTGTGTACCAGCAGCATGAAGGGCAGCAGGCGCAGTATTACACGCTGCCGCTGGGAGAAGAAGCCGCTGCCATGTAG
- a CDS encoding tyrosine-type recombinase/integrase — protein sequence MTTSKVQTYCLGLFERGISHSSVNQTISAIRFYCKHVLYHPTEIQYIRSKKQTKLPQVLSEKEVIQLLKSVTNSKHKAILFLTYSSGLRVSEVVRLQCSDLDIERQALISETGEGAKGSENDSIESSVGYGAKIHH from the coding sequence GTGACTACTTCCAAAGTTCAGACGTATTGTTTGGGCTTATTTGAGCGGGGCATTTCCCATTCAAGCGTGAATCAGACCATTAGCGCTATCCGTTTCTATTGCAAGCATGTACTCTATCACCCTACGGAGATCCAGTATATTCGTTCAAAGAAGCAAACTAAGCTGCCGCAAGTATTGTCCGAAAAGGAAGTCATTCAATTGCTTAAATCCGTAACCAACTCTAAACATAAGGCCATTTTGTTTCTAACCTATTCTTCTGGACTTCGTGTAAGTGAAGTTGTTCGTCTACAGTGCAGCGATCTGGATATTGAAAGGCAAGCACTCATCAGTGAGACAGGGGAAGGGGCAAAAGGATCGGAGAACGATTCTATCGAGTCTAGCGTGGGATATGGTGCAAAAATACATCACTGA
- a CDS encoding tyrosine-type recombinase/integrase: MRQGKGQKDRRTILSSLAWDMVQKYITEYRPSRWLFPGQTSDRHLTERSVQKVFEEAGQRIGIVRKVSIHVLRHPFATHLLENGTDLRYIQEFLGHTSARTTQRYTHVSTKNIQRIQSPLDRLDLGG; the protein is encoded by the coding sequence GTGAGACAGGGGAAGGGGCAAAAGGATCGGAGAACGATTCTATCGAGTCTAGCGTGGGATATGGTGCAAAAATACATCACTGAATATAGGCCAAGTCGTTGGCTCTTTCCAGGGCAAACTTCTGATCGACATCTTACGGAGCGGAGTGTGCAGAAGGTTTTTGAAGAAGCTGGACAAAGAATAGGCATTGTGAGAAAGGTTAGTATTCATGTATTGAGGCACCCTTTCGCTACTCATTTGTTGGAAAACGGAACAGACCTGCGTTATATTCAGGAGTTCCTTGGTCATACGAGTGCACGAACAACTCAGCGATATACGCATGTTAGTACGAAAAATATTCAGCGTATTCAGAGCCCGCTGGATCGTTTGGATCTTGGAGGTTGA
- a CDS encoding DinB family protein, protein MEIADEVIESMLIKFNSERKWTLQAIGQLSEEDLTWVPNSESNSITNLVAHIRGCVHSRIETIFYDIPDTRDRDKEFERGLQYSKEQVYNMIKEAFDIIILYLEHLKSNPELLLSQPFINRPPLTYSQVNNETTVLNLMIAMIREMHYHTGQIIYAAKIRKGQLVWNYD, encoded by the coding sequence ATGGAAATTGCAGATGAAGTAATCGAAAGTATGTTGATTAAGTTTAACTCGGAGAGGAAATGGACTCTCCAAGCGATTGGACAATTGTCAGAGGAAGATTTAACATGGGTGCCTAACTCTGAAAGTAATAGTATTACTAATTTAGTTGCTCATATTCGAGGTTGTGTCCATTCCAGAATAGAAACAATCTTTTATGACATTCCAGACACTAGGGACAGAGACAAGGAGTTTGAACGTGGACTCCAATATTCTAAAGAGCAAGTTTATAACATGATAAAAGAAGCATTTGATATAATCATTCTCTATCTCGAACACCTTAAATCAAACCCTGAATTGTTGTTATCACAACCGTTTATCAATCGTCCACCTCTCACATATAGCCAGGTAAACAATGAGACAACGGTTCTTAATCTAATGATAGCAATGATTAGAGAAATGCATTATCACACCGGACAAATAATATATGCAGCAAAGATTAGAAAGGGACAACTTGTATGGAATTATGACTAA
- a CDS encoding GntR family transcriptional regulator, with amino-acid sequence MELHLYEQIYSYIVQEIKEGRLKEGDRVSSEKELAEQFGVSRITSKKALEKLADSGVINRIQGKGSYVADGIIGGQEPKHYSEVRTTLVPEDDKRVIGFIIPNFSDEFGLELLRSMEKRSAEHNYQLIIKRTCGDRDEEKRAIDLFIGLGIKGLIVTPIHGQHYNSELLRLVLDRFPIVLADRYLKGIPVCSVYTDNKKAAMDLTRHLISKGHKKIAFLSPPEENTSTLEERLLGYTFAFTQEGMNLNKDYVLTNLKGTLPKNINGTAIESDKETVKHFLKQHPDVKAFVASEFLIATMLAQVIHSMGKSLEEYEIVCFDSLNDHLGQPIFTHIKQDEKQMGELAVDMLISQLHGTVVPELNIIKHRMIVKNNG; translated from the coding sequence GTGGAATTGCATTTATACGAGCAGATATATAGCTATATTGTACAAGAGATTAAAGAAGGTCGTTTAAAAGAAGGTGACCGGGTCTCTTCTGAAAAAGAGTTGGCTGAACAATTTGGCGTCAGTCGTATTACATCTAAAAAGGCTCTGGAGAAATTGGCAGATTCTGGGGTTATTAATCGAATACAAGGAAAAGGTTCATATGTGGCCGATGGTATCATTGGAGGACAAGAACCGAAGCATTATTCAGAGGTAAGAACAACTTTGGTTCCTGAGGACGATAAGCGGGTGATCGGGTTTATTATACCGAATTTTTCTGACGAGTTTGGCCTGGAACTTCTTAGATCGATGGAAAAGCGGAGTGCTGAGCATAATTATCAACTCATTATCAAGCGAACTTGCGGGGATCGGGATGAGGAAAAACGTGCGATCGACTTATTTATTGGTTTAGGCATTAAAGGATTAATCGTGACCCCCATTCATGGTCAACACTATAATTCTGAACTGCTTCGACTTGTATTAGATCGGTTTCCAATTGTTTTGGCCGATAGATATCTAAAAGGAATTCCGGTTTGTTCGGTTTACACAGACAATAAGAAAGCAGCCATGGATCTTACACGTCATCTGATTAGCAAAGGTCATAAAAAAATCGCCTTTTTATCTCCGCCGGAAGAGAACACTTCAACATTGGAGGAAAGGCTGCTCGGATATACGTTTGCCTTCACCCAAGAAGGAATGAATTTGAACAAAGATTATGTATTGACGAACTTGAAGGGCACCCTTCCCAAGAACATAAACGGAACAGCGATTGAAAGTGATAAAGAAACAGTAAAGCATTTTTTGAAACAACACCCTGATGTAAAGGCGTTTGTCGCATCGGAATTTCTAATAGCTACCATGCTGGCTCAAGTCATCCACTCGATGGGGAAATCTCTGGAGGAATACGAGATCGTTTGTTTCGACTCCCTGAACGATCACCTGGGTCAACCCATCTTCACTCATATTAAGCAGGACGAGAAGCAGATGGGTGAATTAGCAGTGGATATGTTAATCTCTCAATTGCATGGAACAGTAGTTCCCGAGCTGAACATTATCAAACATCGTATGATCGTGAAAAATAACGGGTAG
- a CDS encoding ABC transporter substrate-binding protein: MRRSKKFAFPILVCFLVMLLLVTACSTKGGSSDQAGEGITTVTMWHGLTSIDLDNMNKVVKAFEEKNPTIKMNLVYTESNEGSDQKLLTAVAGGNPPDVALFDRFKVGTWAAQGSLTDLSSMAAESGIRKEMYYPFAWEESSYQGKLYAMPMDTDSRLLFYNKDHFKEVGLDPNKPPQTIAELEAAADKLTIKEGKRFKRIGFIPWYSQGWLYTWGWAFGGEFQDAATGKITANDPKVVEALQWMTDFGKKYNVEDIAGFTSAAGTEEMDPFISGQVSMKISGNFTVKGIEKFKPDLNYGVAPIPTPTGTNFTTWSGGGSAIIPKGAKNVAAAWEFLEFLGKEEGQTLLNADSQISVIDSVNDKYGYKDDPIMKEFINILPNSHNRPVIPEGQLLWNELASATEKATRGNGTPKENLDRVTETVNKALEKYDK; the protein is encoded by the coding sequence ATGAGGAGATCCAAAAAATTCGCATTTCCAATTCTTGTTTGCTTTCTGGTTATGTTACTACTTGTAACGGCTTGTTCAACGAAGGGAGGATCTAGCGATCAGGCCGGAGAGGGGATTACAACGGTTACGATGTGGCATGGTCTCACATCAATTGATTTAGATAATATGAATAAAGTCGTGAAGGCATTTGAAGAGAAAAACCCTACGATCAAAATGAATTTGGTTTATACAGAATCCAACGAGGGTTCCGATCAGAAGCTGCTGACTGCAGTTGCAGGCGGCAATCCTCCTGACGTTGCACTTTTCGACCGTTTTAAGGTCGGTACTTGGGCAGCGCAAGGTTCTCTGACTGACTTATCCTCGATGGCAGCAGAATCCGGAATTCGTAAGGAAATGTATTATCCATTTGCATGGGAGGAGTCCAGTTATCAAGGAAAGCTTTATGCAATGCCGATGGATACGGACTCTCGCCTGCTATTTTACAATAAGGATCATTTCAAGGAAGTAGGGTTGGATCCCAACAAACCACCACAAACGATCGCCGAGCTTGAAGCGGCCGCCGATAAGTTAACCATCAAGGAAGGTAAACGTTTCAAACGGATCGGGTTCATCCCATGGTATTCGCAAGGCTGGCTGTATACTTGGGGATGGGCATTTGGAGGAGAGTTCCAGGATGCTGCCACCGGCAAAATTACCGCAAATGATCCTAAAGTCGTGGAAGCATTACAATGGATGACCGACTTCGGTAAAAAGTACAATGTCGAGGATATTGCCGGATTCACAAGCGCAGCGGGTACGGAGGAAATGGATCCGTTCATTTCCGGTCAAGTTAGCATGAAGATAAGTGGAAACTTTACGGTGAAGGGTATCGAAAAGTTTAAGCCGGATTTAAACTACGGTGTTGCACCCATACCGACCCCAACAGGTACTAATTTTACGACATGGTCGGGAGGCGGGTCCGCTATTATCCCTAAAGGCGCCAAGAACGTCGCTGCTGCTTGGGAATTCCTCGAATTCTTAGGGAAAGAAGAAGGGCAAACGTTATTAAACGCTGATTCTCAAATTTCCGTTATTGATTCGGTAAACGACAAATACGGTTACAAGGACGATCCGATTATGAAGGAATTTATTAATATTTTGCCCAATTCACATAACCGCCCGGTTATTCCTGAAGGACAACTGCTGTGGAATGAGTTAGCTTCCGCTACGGAAAAGGCTACCCGCGGTAACGGTACTCCGAAAGAGAACCTGGATAGAGTAACAGAGACGGTTAATAAGGCTCTAGAAAAATACGACAAATAG
- a CDS encoding carbohydrate ABC transporter permease, with translation MAKLADPVQVKAIPSASKRALHRTNAIGWLFASPWAIGLLCFYAIPMLMSIYFSFTTYSILQPGEFVGMNNYKELFHDPLFWKSIYNTIYFTVFFVPLSIFFGVALAMMLNMKVKGMAVFRTIFFLPTLVPQVALAVLWMWLLHPNFGLVNGMLANIGIDGPAWLGGESWSKPSLILMSLWGIGQAVVIYLAGLGDIPEEYYEAAQIDGANWFQKTRKVTLPLLTPVIFYNLVMGMIGAFQQFTLPYTLTKGQGTPANSMTFYVMYLYENGFRYFKMGYASAMAWILFIIVMALTGIIFITSKRWVHYQGK, from the coding sequence ATGGCAAAACTGGCCGATCCAGTTCAGGTAAAAGCAATTCCATCGGCAAGTAAACGAGCACTCCACAGAACTAACGCGATTGGGTGGCTGTTTGCTTCACCTTGGGCTATAGGGCTGCTATGCTTTTATGCAATTCCAATGCTAATGTCCATCTACTTCAGCTTCACTACTTACAGCATTCTGCAGCCTGGTGAATTTGTCGGAATGAATAATTATAAAGAGCTTTTTCATGATCCTCTATTTTGGAAATCCATATACAACACGATTTATTTTACGGTATTTTTTGTTCCATTAAGTATATTTTTCGGTGTGGCACTCGCTATGATGTTGAATATGAAGGTTAAGGGTATGGCTGTATTCAGAACGATCTTTTTCTTACCTACTCTCGTGCCACAAGTGGCTCTGGCTGTTCTGTGGATGTGGCTGTTACATCCAAACTTCGGATTGGTGAACGGGATGTTAGCGAATATCGGTATCGATGGGCCCGCTTGGCTTGGTGGTGAGTCGTGGTCCAAGCCCTCTCTCATTCTGATGTCGCTTTGGGGTATTGGGCAAGCTGTCGTTATCTACCTTGCTGGATTAGGAGACATCCCTGAGGAGTACTATGAAGCGGCGCAAATCGATGGAGCTAACTGGTTTCAGAAAACGAGAAAGGTAACCCTGCCTTTGCTTACGCCCGTTATTTTCTACAACCTTGTCATGGGAATGATTGGTGCATTCCAACAGTTTACTCTTCCCTATACGTTGACCAAAGGGCAAGGAACTCCTGCAAATTCCATGACTTTCTACGTCATGTATTTATATGAGAACGGCTTCAGGTATTTCAAAATGGGTTATGCCTCCGCAATGGCCTGGATCTTATTTATTATCGTTATGGCATTAACTGGAATTATTTTTATTACGTCTAAACGCTGGGTTCATTATCAGGGAAAATAA
- a CDS encoding carbohydrate ABC transporter permease — translation MNPTAIKRINRALAYVCLIVASAFFMIPFIWLLSTSLKPLTQIFTFPPEWIPRPILWSNYSRAVEYIPFWTYLKNTAIITIVSTLGVIISCPLVAYSFAKLEYRGRGLLFFVTLAVMMIPGQVTMIPLFLLFTKLGWVGTPLPLIVPQFFGVPIYIFLLRQFFMGLPDALREAGRLDGASEFRIYLQIMFPLAKSAVLAVALFQFMGSWTDFMGPLLYLTNEPSYTVSLGLQQFQSQKGSEWGLLMAVSTLMTLPIIVLFFFLQKTFISGITFSGIKG, via the coding sequence ATGAATCCTACCGCTATCAAAAGAATCAATCGTGCGTTAGCCTATGTATGTCTAATTGTTGCTTCTGCATTTTTCATGATTCCGTTCATTTGGCTGCTTTCGACTTCTCTTAAACCACTCACACAAATCTTTACATTCCCACCAGAGTGGATTCCGCGTCCAATTCTGTGGAGTAATTATTCCCGTGCTGTTGAGTATATCCCTTTCTGGACATATCTGAAAAACACGGCGATTATAACTATCGTTAGTACGCTTGGTGTGATCATATCCTGTCCCTTGGTTGCCTATAGTTTTGCCAAGTTAGAGTACCGTGGGAGAGGTTTACTTTTCTTTGTTACCCTTGCTGTTATGATGATCCCCGGACAGGTGACCATGATTCCTCTATTCCTGTTGTTTACTAAATTAGGTTGGGTAGGGACACCTCTTCCACTAATTGTACCCCAATTTTTTGGAGTGCCCATTTACATTTTTCTATTGCGGCAGTTTTTCATGGGACTGCCTGATGCCTTGCGCGAAGCGGGCCGCTTAGACGGCGCTAGTGAGTTCCGCATATATTTACAGATCATGTTTCCACTAGCCAAATCCGCCGTATTAGCCGTGGCATTGTTTCAATTTATGGGGAGCTGGACTGATTTCATGGGCCCCTTGCTTTATTTAACCAATGAACCATCTTACACGGTTTCGCTTGGATTGCAGCAATTTCAGAGTCAAAAGGGATCCGAATGGGGTCTATTAATGGCGGTATCCACCTTGATGACATTACCTATTATTGTTTTGTTCTTTTTTCTTCAAAAGACGTTTATTAGCGGCATTACATTTAGCGGTATAAAAGGTTGA